GGGTTGACGCTTACGTTTTTTCAACGCCGTTTCCACCATACCTTTACCGATAATAGGTAAAGGACTGGCTGTAGAGCTTATAACGATATCGGCTCTATATAGGTGTTCCGGTATTTCTTCGAGGCTTATCACCTGAGCATCAAACTGTTTTGCTAAGCCTAGTGCGCGTTCACGGGTACGATTAGCAACAATGATATGTTTGCATCCATTATCGGAAAGGTGTTTGGCGACAAGTTCTATTGTCTCGCCGGCACCCACTAATAAGACTGTCGATTCTGAAAGTGATTCAAATATGTGCTTCGCAAGTGTGCAGGCTGCATAAGCAACCGAAACAGCGCTCCCGCCGATTTCAGTTTCTGTGCGAACTTTTTTTGCTACTGAAAATGTTTTTTGGAACAATTTTTCCATTGTGCCGTCGACAGACTTAAGCTCTCTAGCACTTGAGTAGGCTTGCTTAACTTGCCCCAAGATTTGAGGTTCACCCAATACAAGCGAGTCGAGTCCACACGAAACACGCATCAAGTGCTTAATCGCCGCTTGTTCTTCATGTATATATAAGCTTGACTTAAGTTCTTCAGGTTGAATCTGATGAAACTCTGTCATCCAGTCAATTACTTGATTCTTACTTGCTTGTTTTACATCAAAATAGATCTCTGTTCGATTACAAGTGGAGACAATAACACCACTTTTTATATTTGAATCTGCTCCAAGTTGCTTATGCGCCTCTGTCAACTTCTCAGGGGAAAAAGCAACCTTTTCTCGCAATTCAACCGACGCTGTATTGTGATTGATACCAATAACAAGCAAGGACATGGAATAAAAGATCTCGATTTTAATATACGAATTAAGGGGGGAATTTTACTTGATGGGCTTACTTAATGAAAGGGTGATAGAGAGATGTTTTTATGAGTTCGTGATTTAGATGATATAGTTACCCCTAAAGACTTACTTGATTTGCGTGATTATTGACCAATATGAAAATAATTCAAAAATACTGTATCTATTTGTCCCTGATTTTTTTCGTTTCTGCTTGTAGCACCCTCCCTAAAGAATCGGCCATTAATGTAGAATGGGAAAAACACAGTACACAGCTCTCAAACATTCGTTCATTTCAGGCTACGGGCAAACTGGGTTATCGAGGCCCAAAAGATACCGTTAGTTTGAATTTTTATTGGAAACATACTGAAAAAGACAGCGAATTACGTTTGATCAACTTTCTCGGCTCTACTGTATTAACGCTCATTATGACACCGGACGGTTCCAAGGTGATCACCAGTGATGACCAAATCTACGAAAATAAAGACGCCAACTTGTTATTCGCAGAGTTAACTGGTTTAGAATTTCCGGTATCTCAATTGAAACATTGGATAAAAGGTCTCCCAATTCAGGCAGACGACTACCAATTTAATGAAACTAACACATTAAAATCTTTACAAAAAAGAAGCAGAAACCGTAACTGGACATTAGATTACACCCGCTATCAAGATTACGATGGCCTGCCGCTACCAAATCAAATGACACTAAAATCCACAGACACCAAAATTAAAATCGCTGTTTCTAAATGGGTAATAAATTCATGATAACTCAGTCGACTTCTTGGCCCTCCCCTGCAAAGCTTAATCTCTTTCTTTATATCAACAATAGAAGAGAAGATGGGTACCACGAGCTTCAAACACTATTCCAGTTTTTAGATTATTGCGACACCCTAACTATCCAAGCCAATTCCTCTGACAAGATTACGCTTACCCCTGAACTTAAAGGCGTACCTGTCGAGAGCAATTTGATATGGAAAGCCGCTATAGCGCTTAAAGAAAAGACTCAGGTTTCCTACGGTGCTGATATCCATTTGGAAAAAAGGTTACCCATGGGTGGTGGTATTGGCGGCGGTTCTTCTAATGCTGCGACCGTACTTGTCGCATTAAATTTTCTCTGGCAGCTTAATTTAACCTCTGATGAGTTGGCTGATATTGGTTTACAACTAGGTGCTGATGTCCCAATTTTTGTGAAAGGCTTTTCGGCATTTGCAGAAGGAGTGGGAGAACGATTAGAAAAAGTAACCCCAGAAGAGAAGTGGTATCTGGTGGTTAAGCCTGATGTGAGCATATCAACAGCAGAAATTTTTTCTCATCCTGACTTGACCAGAAATACCCCAAAGCGAGCTATAGCTGAGCTGTTAACTGGATCACAAGTAAACGATTGCGAAAAAATTGTCCGATTACTTTATCCAGAGGTTGATAAGCAACTTTCATGGCTGTTACAATATGCGCCGTCAAGATTGACGGGTACAGGGTCATGTCTGTTTTCTGAGTTTAACAACAAACTCGATGCAGAGAGAATTCGTGCTAAACTTCCTGACGCTGTTTTAAGTTTTATTGCACAAGGGAAAAACCGTTCCCTATTGCATAAAACACTCACCAGTTACAAAAAATCTTTAGCTGAATAGATTAAAGAATGAGTAACTCGTGAACACCCAACCTAATTTAAAAACTGGACGCAACCCCGAGGTTTCCACTGTGCCTGATATGAAGCTATTTGCTGGTAACGCTACACCTGAACTAGCCCAACGTATTGCTGATCGTCTCTATATTTCTCTTGGTGACGCTACTGTTGACCGTTTCTCTGATGGAGAAATAGCGGTTCAAATAAACGAGAATGTTCGTGGTAGTGACGTATTCATCATCCAATCAACCTGTGCTCCTACTAATGATAACCTAATGGAATTAGTAGTAATGATTGATGCAATGCGCCGTGCTTCCGCAGGCCGTATTACTGCTGTTATCCCTTACTTCGGATATGCTCGACAAGACAGACGCGTTCGTTCTGCTCGTGTGCCTATCACTGCAAAAGTCGTTGCTGACTTTCTGTCTAACGTGGGTGTTGATCGAGTATTAACTATCGACCTTCATGCTGAGCAGATTCAAGGTTTCTTCGATGTCCCTGTAGATAACATCTTCGGTACGCCAGTTCTTCTAGAAGATATGGCAGCCCGTGGTCTAGAAGACCCTGTGGTCGTTTCACCAGATCTTGGTGGCGTTGTTCGTGCACGTGCAACTGCGAAGGCGTTAGGAAATATTGATATTGCTATCGTAGACAAACGTCGTCCACGCGCCAATGTATCGGAAGTAATGAACCTGATTGGTGAAGTAGAAGGCCGTGACTGTGTTATCGTCGATGACATGATCGATACTGGTGGCACACTTTGTAAGGCAGCAGAAGCACTTAAACAGCGTGGAGCTAAGCGTGTATTCGCATACGCAACACACGCCGTGTTCTCGGGCAATGCAGCCAAGAACATCAAAAACTCAGTGATCGACCAAGTTATCATTACCGATTCCATTACCCTTTCTAAGGAAATGGCAGCAACAGGTAAAGTAACGCAGTTGACTCTATCTAGCATGCTTGCTGAAGCGATTCGTCGTATCAGCAACGAAGAATCTATTTCAGCTATGTTTAGTTAAGACGATTTAGCTTAAGACGGTTTGTCAGCACGGTTTTAGTTTGTCGCTATAAATAACCGTTAATCTTATTAAAAACACCTCTTTAGAAGGGGTGTTTTTTTGTGTTGTGGAAACCCATATTTAGTGCCTCGCACCTTGAAGTACTTTTATGCTACTATACGGCGCTTTTTGAAAATCCAAGAGAGATCCTAACCGTGAGTCAAGAGATTAAACTGCTCGTAGGTCTGGCAAACCCAGGTCCTGAATATGCGAAGACCCGACATAACGCCGGAGCATGGGTTGTTGAAGAATTGGCACGAGTCCACAATATAGCATTAAAGAATGAATCAAAGTTCTTTGGTTATACTGGACGTATCATGGTAAATGGTGACGATTTACGTCTTCTCATTCCGACCACGTTTATGAATTTGTCAGGAAAGGCTGTTGCTTCTGTTGCCAAGTTCTACCAAATCAAGCCTGAAGAAATCATGATCGCTCATGATGAACTTGATCTCCCTCCCGGGGTAGGTAAGTTTAAAAAAGGGGGCGGCCACGGTGGCCATAACGGTTTAAAAGACTCAATTAGCAGACTAGGTAATAACAAAGAATTTTACCGCTTACGGATTGGCATTGGCCATCCGGGGCATAAAGATAGGGTATCTGGCTATGTATTGGGTAGAGCCCCAGCAAAAGAGCAAGAATGTATTGATGCTGTCGTAGATGAATCTGTCCGCAGCTTAGATATCTTACTCAAAGACGGCATAGCCAAAGCACAAAATCGCTTACACACGTTCAAAGCAGAATAAGGTTTATATCATGGGTTTCAAATGTGGCATCGTTGGTCTACCAAACGTAGGTAAATCGACTCTGTTTAACGCACTAACTAAAGCTGGTATCGAAGCAGCAAACTTTCCATTTTGTACTATCGAGCCTAACACTGGCATAG
This portion of the Vibrio sp. VB16 genome encodes:
- the hemA gene encoding glutamyl-tRNA reductase; the encoded protein is MSLLVIGINHNTASVELREKVAFSPEKLTEAHKQLGADSNIKSGVIVSTCNRTEIYFDVKQASKNQVIDWMTEFHQIQPEELKSSLYIHEEQAAIKHLMRVSCGLDSLVLGEPQILGQVKQAYSSARELKSVDGTMEKLFQKTFSVAKKVRTETEIGGSAVSVAYAACTLAKHIFESLSESTVLLVGAGETIELVAKHLSDNGCKHIIVANRTRERALGLAKQFDAQVISLEEIPEHLYRADIVISSTASPLPIIGKGMVETALKKRKRQPILIVDIAVPRDVEQQVGDLDDIYLYTVDDLQSIVQQNMEQRKVEAIQAEAIVSEESAAFMTWLRSLHAVDSIREFRTSANAIREELIAKSLQALEAGGDPEKVLLELSNKLTNRLIHAPTRALQSAAEQGDPDKLSVIRQSIGLDDLQQN
- the lolB gene encoding lipoprotein insertase outer membrane protein LolB codes for the protein MKIIQKYCIYLSLIFFVSACSTLPKESAINVEWEKHSTQLSNIRSFQATGKLGYRGPKDTVSLNFYWKHTEKDSELRLINFLGSTVLTLIMTPDGSKVITSDDQIYENKDANLLFAELTGLEFPVSQLKHWIKGLPIQADDYQFNETNTLKSLQKRSRNRNWTLDYTRYQDYDGLPLPNQMTLKSTDTKIKIAVSKWVINS
- the ispE gene encoding 4-(cytidine 5'-diphospho)-2-C-methyl-D-erythritol kinase, which codes for MITQSTSWPSPAKLNLFLYINNRREDGYHELQTLFQFLDYCDTLTIQANSSDKITLTPELKGVPVESNLIWKAAIALKEKTQVSYGADIHLEKRLPMGGGIGGGSSNAATVLVALNFLWQLNLTSDELADIGLQLGADVPIFVKGFSAFAEGVGERLEKVTPEEKWYLVVKPDVSISTAEIFSHPDLTRNTPKRAIAELLTGSQVNDCEKIVRLLYPEVDKQLSWLLQYAPSRLTGTGSCLFSEFNNKLDAERIRAKLPDAVLSFIAQGKNRSLLHKTLTSYKKSLAE
- a CDS encoding ribose-phosphate pyrophosphokinase, with the translated sequence MPDMKLFAGNATPELAQRIADRLYISLGDATVDRFSDGEIAVQINENVRGSDVFIIQSTCAPTNDNLMELVVMIDAMRRASAGRITAVIPYFGYARQDRRVRSARVPITAKVVADFLSNVGVDRVLTIDLHAEQIQGFFDVPVDNIFGTPVLLEDMAARGLEDPVVVSPDLGGVVRARATAKALGNIDIAIVDKRRPRANVSEVMNLIGEVEGRDCVIVDDMIDTGGTLCKAAEALKQRGAKRVFAYATHAVFSGNAAKNIKNSVIDQVIITDSITLSKEMAATGKVTQLTLSSMLAEAIRRISNEESISAMFS
- the pth gene encoding aminoacyl-tRNA hydrolase; the protein is MSQEIKLLVGLANPGPEYAKTRHNAGAWVVEELARVHNIALKNESKFFGYTGRIMVNGDDLRLLIPTTFMNLSGKAVASVAKFYQIKPEEIMIAHDELDLPPGVGKFKKGGGHGGHNGLKDSISRLGNNKEFYRLRIGIGHPGHKDRVSGYVLGRAPAKEQECIDAVVDESVRSLDILLKDGIAKAQNRLHTFKAE